A window of Cohnella herbarum contains these coding sequences:
- a CDS encoding L,D-transpeptidase, with translation MSKESRIDEQIQHFYDNVPNVGDALPLKEHLLKHEDSRMAWYLLGKEYEGKGDTAKATYCFAQAGDIYEAFESKPAPKLPEGKQKDKGSWRKWLLAILIPLVLVGGAVIAIMELAPDKDEPAGNVPVQEEGASSPVTAESPAAKPEPTGKTPSLPPDVIPPDQIAGASEPSERGNDVLGELLTQKPSRQPRLLVSTPTLGKWGDWVKTGKPIATATSDRESGTAGIQWFDPKWCDCKPEDSKSAQKLVQGWKPMQEQKIALRSAMIRYREKTGKWPASPETLAADYPANTMAGWTDNMTPWFEELKATLDNKKDGKIPKSVDWPDRTGPEIGHGTPSGDLAPLSSEPLEIIVDKSNHRLAVVSGNVMLRNYEVGLGGGKTPEGKFVITEKVKDPNGSSTGAFGSRGMTLSDSRYGIHGTDEPESMGKDESLGCVRMKKEDIEELYDLVPMGTPVTITQGGLPDELRAPPERFRLKSTQNETNPHKVYDWLG, from the coding sequence ATGAGCAAAGAGTCGCGCATTGACGAACAGATCCAACACTTTTATGACAACGTTCCCAATGTCGGAGATGCCTTGCCGCTCAAGGAACACCTGCTTAAGCACGAGGACAGCCGCATGGCTTGGTATTTGCTTGGCAAGGAGTATGAGGGTAAAGGCGATACGGCCAAAGCCACCTATTGTTTCGCGCAAGCGGGGGATATCTACGAGGCGTTCGAGTCGAAACCGGCTCCGAAGCTGCCTGAAGGAAAACAGAAAGACAAGGGAAGCTGGCGGAAATGGTTACTCGCCATATTGATTCCGCTCGTCTTAGTCGGAGGGGCTGTTATAGCGATTATGGAGCTAGCTCCCGATAAGGACGAACCCGCGGGCAATGTTCCGGTACAAGAAGAGGGAGCCTCTTCGCCGGTTACCGCGGAAAGCCCGGCTGCGAAACCCGAGCCGACCGGGAAAACGCCCTCGTTGCCGCCGGACGTCATTCCGCCGGATCAGATTGCAGGCGCGTCGGAGCCGAGCGAGCGGGGTAACGATGTGTTAGGCGAATTATTAACGCAGAAACCTTCGCGCCAGCCGCGATTGCTCGTCTCTACTCCGACGCTTGGCAAGTGGGGCGATTGGGTAAAAACAGGTAAACCGATCGCCACGGCGACCTCGGATAGAGAGTCGGGCACCGCAGGCATTCAATGGTTCGATCCGAAATGGTGCGATTGCAAACCGGAAGATTCGAAGTCGGCGCAGAAGTTAGTTCAGGGCTGGAAGCCGATGCAGGAACAGAAAATCGCGCTTCGATCGGCGATGATTCGATATCGGGAGAAGACGGGCAAATGGCCGGCGTCGCCCGAAACCCTTGCTGCGGACTATCCGGCGAATACGATGGCGGGCTGGACGGATAATATGACGCCATGGTTCGAAGAGCTTAAAGCGACTTTGGATAACAAGAAGGATGGTAAAATTCCGAAATCCGTCGATTGGCCGGATCGGACGGGACCGGAAATCGGGCATGGCACGCCCTCTGGAGATTTAGCGCCGTTGTCTTCGGAACCGCTCGAGATTATCGTAGACAAGAGCAATCATAGGTTAGCCGTTGTAAGCGGTAACGTGATGTTGCGCAATTATGAAGTAGGATTAGGCGGCGGGAAAACTCCGGAAGGGAAATTCGTCATCACGGAGAAAGTGAAGGACCCCAACGGAAGCAGCACGGGGGCATTCGGAAGCAGGGGAATGACCTTATCGGATAGCCGATACGGAATTCACGGAACGGATGAACCGGAAAGCATGGGGAAGGACGAATCTTTGGGCTGCGTTAGAATGAAAAAGGAAGATATTGAAGAACTGTACGATCTCGTGCCGATGGGAACGCCGGTGACGATAACGCAAGGGGGCCTGCCCGACGAATTGCGAGCACCGCCGGAACGCTTCCGGCTGAAGAGCACGCAGAACGAGACAAACCCCCACAAGGTATATGATTGGTTAGGTTAG
- a CDS encoding quinone-dependent dihydroorotate dehydrogenase, translating to MLYQVAKPFLFKMDPEAAHHLIIDGMGTAAKVPGMPALLSAIWGTKASPELAVDLFGLHFNHPVGLAAGLDKNAKAVTGLSRVGLSFLEVGTVTPKGQAGNDQPRLFRLPPDEALINRMGFNNDGADVMAERLSKLPRRRIPLAVNIGKNKLTPNENAADDYRACVRKLFAYGDFFVVNISSPNTPDLRALQHGDELRHLLDAVKDEMAKQAEKHGELPKPILVKIAPDNTEDQLAYMAEAIQLSGMSGVIATNTTIGRDGLTHKNAGETGGLSGRPLTQRSTEVIRSLYKITKGKLPIIGSGGIFTADDAYEKILAGASLVEVYTAMIYKGPALLKEIHGGLIKRLKQDGFTRITQAVGAGHR from the coding sequence TTGTTGTATCAAGTGGCCAAACCGTTCTTATTCAAAATGGATCCAGAAGCTGCTCATCATTTGATCATAGACGGGATGGGGACTGCAGCGAAAGTGCCGGGAATGCCCGCGCTTCTATCCGCGATCTGGGGGACGAAAGCTTCCCCCGAGCTTGCCGTCGATTTATTCGGTCTTCATTTTAATCATCCCGTAGGACTAGCGGCAGGGCTCGATAAGAACGCGAAAGCGGTAACCGGACTTTCCAGAGTGGGCTTATCTTTCTTGGAAGTAGGTACGGTGACGCCGAAAGGGCAAGCGGGCAACGACCAGCCCCGATTGTTCAGATTGCCTCCCGACGAGGCGCTGATTAATCGGATGGGTTTCAATAACGATGGAGCGGACGTAATGGCCGAGCGCTTATCGAAGCTTCCTCGTAGACGGATTCCCCTGGCCGTGAATATCGGCAAAAACAAGCTGACCCCGAACGAGAACGCGGCCGATGACTATCGCGCGTGCGTTCGGAAGCTGTTTGCCTATGGTGACTTCTTCGTCGTGAACATCAGTTCTCCGAACACGCCGGATCTGAGAGCTCTTCAGCATGGAGACGAATTGCGCCACTTGCTTGACGCCGTGAAAGACGAGATGGCTAAGCAGGCGGAGAAACACGGCGAATTGCCTAAACCGATTCTGGTCAAGATTGCCCCGGACAATACGGAGGACCAACTGGCTTATATGGCGGAAGCCATTCAGCTGAGCGGGATGTCGGGCGTCATCGCCACGAACACGACGATCGGCAGGGACGGACTTACGCATAAGAATGCCGGCGAAACAGGCGGTTTAAGCGGTCGTCCGCTTACGCAACGATCCACGGAAGTGATTCGCAGCCTGTACAAGATTACGAAAGGCAAGCTTCCGATCATCGGATCCGGAGGGATTTTCACGGCGGACGATGCTTATGAGAAAATTCTGGCCGGAGCTAGCTTGGTCGAAGTTTATACGGCCATGATCTACAAGGGACCGGCGCTGCTGAAAGAAATCCATGGCGGATTGATCAAGCGGCTTAAGCAAGACGGGTTTACTCGGATTACGCAAGCGGTTGGAGCGGGTCATCGTTAG
- a CDS encoding GTP pyrophosphokinase has protein sequence MDGRDWGKFLLPYEQAAEELKVKLKALRSELKARDEYAPIEFVTGRVKRVSSILEKARRLSVPLDRIELGIEDIAGIRIMCQFVDDIYRVADLIRQRKDLTLVYEKDYITNFKDSGYRSYHLIVEYPVQTSLGSKPVLAEIQIRTLAMNFWATIEHSLNYKYRDQLPSHVRERLRKAAEAAFLLDNEMSSIRQEIVEAQQDFEESSVIVRRVLNEIQELYFFRRVREAAQFQRRFNELWEHDDIWGLKELSIEVQAALDRAGKGGNA, from the coding sequence ATGGACGGAAGAGATTGGGGGAAGTTCCTGCTTCCCTACGAGCAAGCGGCCGAGGAACTGAAGGTGAAATTGAAAGCTCTCCGCTCCGAGCTGAAAGCCAGAGATGAATATGCGCCGATCGAATTCGTCACCGGCAGGGTGAAACGGGTATCGAGCATATTGGAGAAAGCGAGAAGGTTATCCGTTCCTCTCGATCGCATCGAGTTAGGAATCGAAGATATCGCGGGCATTCGCATTATGTGCCAGTTCGTGGACGACATCTATCGCGTCGCGGATCTGATTCGTCAACGCAAGGATTTAACGCTTGTCTACGAGAAGGACTATATTACGAATTTCAAAGACAGCGGATATAGAAGCTACCACCTTATCGTGGAGTATCCCGTTCAAACCTCGCTAGGCTCTAAGCCCGTATTGGCGGAAATTCAAATTCGCACGCTCGCGATGAATTTCTGGGCAACGATCGAGCATTCGCTTAATTACAAATATCGCGACCAGTTGCCTTCCCATGTCAGGGAAAGGTTGCGCAAGGCGGCGGAAGCGGCTTTCTTGCTGGATAACGAAATGTCGAGCATCCGCCAGGAAATCGTGGAAGCGCAGCAGGATTTCGAGGAAAGCTCCGTAATCGTGCGTAGGGTACTGAATGAAATTCAAGAGCTGTATTTTTTCCGCAGGGTGAGGGAAGCCGCGCAATTTCAGCGCAGGTTTAACGAGCTGTGGGAGCATGACGACATATGGGGTCTCAAGGAACTGTCTATTGAAGTCCAAGCGGCGTTGGATCGTGCGGGCAAGGGCGGCAACGCGTAA
- a CDS encoding DUF309 domain-containing protein — MAGAGKGAESLSGVMIDSRYWAYLSYFNVERDYFECHEVMEELWLEYGRSPLLQGLLQAAVGLHHWDNGNRSGAVKLMNAAQEKLSVYADEVLGLDLARLRIDLDQSLAALALRPTDAPFQAFELYIRDESVRLAAEEWEKADEGC, encoded by the coding sequence ATGGCAGGCGCGGGAAAAGGTGCCGAGAGCTTAAGCGGCGTGATGATCGACTCTCGATATTGGGCCTATCTCTCGTATTTCAATGTGGAGCGGGACTATTTCGAGTGCCACGAAGTGATGGAGGAGCTGTGGTTGGAGTATGGACGCAGCCCCTTGCTTCAAGGGCTCCTCCAGGCAGCCGTAGGACTGCATCATTGGGATAACGGCAACCGTTCGGGGGCCGTGAAACTGATGAACGCGGCGCAAGAGAAATTGAGCGTCTACGCGGATGAGGTGCTAGGCTTGGATCTGGCGCGGTTGCGAATTGATCTAGACCAAAGTTTGGCAGCATTGGCTTTAAGGCCTACGGACGCGCCTTTTCAAGCTTTCGAACTGTACATTCGCGACGAGTCGGTACGGTTGGCGGCGGAGGAATGGGAGAAAGCGGACGAGGGATGCTGA
- a CDS encoding PCYCGC motif-containing (lipo)protein — protein sequence MKAKWLLALPAAVLAGGILMVACGGGVSKDSEPHRHGNETWELEASYSDMPSFLDKFSGRTKHLYSIVGDYEEVMKMVNCYCGCMKYEDDPHASLLRCYVADKNETGITWTDHSGQCGICTEELAKIEEWSKEGKTPEQIHQLIEDNFNPNA from the coding sequence ATGAAAGCGAAGTGGTTGCTCGCGTTGCCTGCGGCCGTTCTAGCTGGCGGAATCCTTATGGTGGCTTGCGGAGGCGGCGTATCCAAAGATAGCGAGCCCCATCGTCATGGAAACGAGACATGGGAGTTGGAAGCTTCTTACTCGGATATGCCCTCATTTCTCGATAAATTCTCCGGGCGCACGAAACATCTGTATTCGATCGTCGGAGATTACGAAGAAGTCATGAAGATGGTTAATTGCTACTGCGGCTGCATGAAATACGAGGATGACCCGCATGCATCCCTGCTTCGTTGTTACGTAGCGGACAAGAACGAGACAGGCATTACTTGGACGGATCATAGCGGGCAATGCGGCATCTGCACCGAGGAGCTCGCGAAGATCGAAGAGTGGAGCAAAGAGGGCAAGACGCCCGAACAGATTCACCAGTTGATCGAGGATAACTTTAATCCGAACGCCTAG
- a CDS encoding thioredoxin family protein, whose translation MNAKKLSIFFGTLAVLIVALVVLNNMRPDTVYGKPSDDLFPATRDILNDPNYNNIMLPDVLEEKLKNKESFFVYFFSSSCPHCLLTTPQLKPLADELGVNLHQFNLLEFGDYYGKMKIEATPTLVYFKNGVESERMKGGLKEGSASDGYALDDFKAFFNKHLPEGNS comes from the coding sequence ATGAACGCCAAAAAATTATCAATCTTCTTCGGAACTCTCGCGGTATTGATCGTAGCTCTCGTCGTATTAAACAACATGAGACCGGATACTGTCTATGGTAAACCTTCGGATGATCTTTTTCCAGCTACGAGAGATATTCTGAACGATCCGAACTATAACAATATCATGCTTCCCGACGTATTGGAGGAAAAGCTGAAAAATAAGGAAAGCTTCTTCGTCTATTTCTTCTCGTCGAGTTGCCCGCACTGTCTATTGACGACGCCGCAATTAAAACCGTTAGCGGATGAACTTGGAGTGAATCTGCACCAGTTCAATTTACTTGAATTCGGAGACTATTACGGAAAAATGAAAATCGAGGCTACCCCGACGTTAGTGTATTTCAAAAACGGCGTGGAGAGCGAACGAATGAAAGGCGGCTTGAAAGAAGGCTCCGCTTCCGACGGATATGCTCTTGACGACTTCAAAGCGTTCTTCAACAAACATCTCCCGGAAGGTAACAGCTGA
- a CDS encoding pseudouridine synthase: MKATIRLDKMLGNLGYGTRSVIKQLIKQGAVTVNGKPVKDHGLQINPNQDEVVLDGETIQYRDTVYVLLHKPAGVVSATEDSRDRTVIDLLDLDLAVLSPFPVGRLDKDTEGLLLITNDGKLSHELLSPRKHVPKTYRALVAGAVNDEDVAAFRQGVTLDDGYVTMPAQLEILAKSSVGSAATGDEEQSAEELTAAIKLVPNQADLVSGESLSWIELTIHEGKFHQVKRMFEAVGKKVLYLRRVSMGPLRLDPSLAPGEWRELTDVELDSLRNYRKDGQG; encoded by the coding sequence ATGAAAGCGACAATACGACTCGATAAAATGCTCGGAAATCTAGGATACGGTACGAGAAGCGTCATTAAACAGTTAATTAAACAAGGGGCGGTCACCGTTAACGGAAAACCGGTCAAAGATCATGGCTTGCAGATTAACCCGAACCAGGACGAAGTGGTACTGGACGGAGAAACGATCCAATATCGGGACACCGTCTATGTTCTGCTCCATAAGCCGGCGGGTGTCGTCTCCGCGACGGAAGACAGCCGGGATCGTACGGTGATCGATTTATTGGACTTGGATCTGGCGGTATTGTCTCCTTTTCCGGTAGGGCGTCTGGATAAAGATACCGAAGGTTTGCTGTTGATCACGAACGATGGAAAGCTGTCGCATGAGCTGCTGTCACCCCGCAAACATGTTCCCAAGACTTATCGCGCGTTGGTTGCGGGAGCCGTTAACGACGAGGATGTAGCGGCATTCCGGCAAGGCGTCACGCTGGATGACGGCTATGTTACGATGCCCGCGCAACTCGAAATATTGGCGAAATCGAGCGTTGGGTCAGCCGCTACGGGCGATGAAGAGCAATCCGCCGAAGAGTTAACGGCCGCGATTAAGCTCGTACCAAACCAAGCAGATCTTGTATCGGGCGAATCGCTTAGCTGGATCGAGCTTACGATCCATGAAGGAAAGTTCCATCAAGTGAAGAGAATGTTCGAAGCCGTCGGCAAAAAAGTACTGTACTTGCGGCGCGTCTCGATGGGTCCTCTCCGATTAGACCCTAGCCTGGCGCCTGGGGAATGGCGGGAGCTTACGGATGTAGAATTGGATAGCCTGCGCAATTATAGGAAGGACGGTCAGGGATGA